The genomic window ACTCATGCCTATCAGGtcctttgaaaaagtaATAGAGGTTTTAAATCCCATATTCCTGTACCAGTCTAGTGCAATCTGATTGCTAGTGAAAACACACAATTCAAGAGATGGACTATTCATTTCTGACGCTAAGGGTTCTAGAATCTTGCTAAATATTAAGGAACCTAGACCACGTGATTGCCAACTTTTCTCTAAGTGAATTTcgtaaagaaaaaggcaAGGTTTAGTTGATCTAGTCAGCGCCGGCCGGTGCTCAGGTTCGGAGCTTAAAGAATCAGATAATGCAAATGATATGAAGCCACAAATTTCTTCTGAGTTATCTCGATCTGATACCGTGATATATACCAAATCTTTTTCCAGCATTGCGTTCCACTTGTACTTAACCCATTCATCTCTATTACCACATTTTTCGTATCCGTAGACTGAGGACCCATGGGCCTCATAGAAACTCCCCAAATTTCCTTTAAGTATCTGAAGGCATCTTGGAAGTACTTTATTTACGTAATTGACATCTGAGAAATTTAGCCTATTACTGTAAACGTTAAATATGACCTCTAATTGACTCAAACCATTTAAGTCTGTGGAAAGGGTCTCAGCTGCTAGACGTAAGTGCCGACTGTTATAATTTGACATATGTTTCAATAATAGTTGATTACAAAGGAAATCAAATCATGTAAGCTCGCGATATCAAATGCTGCTAAAGCACCGCCTTAAATGCAACAATGCCTACGTTATAGCTTTCTTTGCAGGTTTAAAATTTTTTCTCTTAATTGTTGGTGATTGTTGAACGCTCAACATTTTTGGATTAGAGGGCATGgaatgaaataaaaatgaacGAAATTTAAACTGTAAATGATATAAGATAGAATAAACgataaaaacaaaaatataatcTTTTAAAGGTAAAATATCTGCCGTTAGCAAGGTACACTCTACCCTTTTCGAAAGAGATATTAACTTTTAAGGATCTGGAAGTTAACAAGGGGGGTAATAAACCGAATAGTCTGCGTTTGGGGAAATACTGATAGTATATATACCAGACATATATACCAGATAAGGCTGAACAAAATCCAACAACCACCCCCTTTTACAAACCAATTAAACAGCACATAGTGATAAACCTTACAGTTGTGGTCTGAGCGGTCGAGTTTACAAAATGAATGCAATCTATTTTCTCTCTAATGCGCTTCCGGTCCCCGAAGAGACCCAAGTCAAGGAGGAAGCTTCAGTAATAGAGGAAGAACCCGTTGAAAAGGTAGATACTGATAAAGATGTAAGCATTTCCACCAATAGGATACTAGCTAGATGGCTATGGTCTATTCTAATATTTCTACCATACTACCTATTAATAAAGCCGATTAGTACAATATGGTACGTTATAACATTTCCCTTGAATTTGATGGAAACAAACACAAAGGACAAAAGGCGATTGAAAGGAGATATGAACACGGAATCGCGTGGCCACGATGGGAACGAAGAACTCTCAAACACATATAAGATGAAACAGAAGTCTTCAAAGTATCACATTGAAGATGATCTTTCCCCTAACGATgagattattattaatgaAGACAAGATGAAACCTAAGCCGATATCTGAGACACTAGGGAAATTCCACTTCCCAAAAAAACTAGTTCCTCAATCCATGTTGCTATCTTCAAGTAGGAAACTATTGATTTTAGACCTTGACGAAACTTTAATTCATTCCATGTCCAGCAGCAGATCCAGCAGTGGACctaattcttcaacatcgCTTGGCGATAAGAACCCCGGTGCAACGACGCCGATAGTGCATTATGTCGAGGTTCGTTTCCCACAGACTAATATAACATCGTTATACAACGTTGCAAAGAGACCATACTGTGATATGTTTCTACAGCATACCAGCCAATGGTACGATATTGCGATCTTTACTGCATCAATGAAGGAATATGCAGACCCAGTTATCGATTGGTTAGAACAAACATGTTCGATAGATATTAAGTACAGGTGGTACAGAGACCACTGCACACTACGGCCGGGCGTCGGGTACGTCAAGGATATCGGCACCGTGGTGAATCAGATAGAAACACGAGAACTTTCTCAGATGATCATCATAGACAATAGCCCTATAAGCTACGCTATGCATCTAGACAACGCTATTCAGGTGCACGGTTGGATTAACGACCCCAGCGACTGCGAACTCCTGCACTTATTACCTCTACTAAAAGCCATGCGTCACGTGACCGACTCACGTTGCATCCTTGCCCTTAAATCAGGACGCGCATCCATATCCACGTGATCTGTAATTGTGAGGACGGAGCTTGGCGACCTAACATCCAgcataataacaataatgataataatactagAATACTAATTAATACTAATTATAACAATAAgaataacaacaatgcGTTCGTTCCTTTTGCCGTTTAAGCCGTTCATCTCAGGTGctctttttcaactctctctattctcttctcttcccttcgcttcttttctttttttccattccGCAGAGCCTTTCGACCGCGCCCAGTTTCGTCTGGTTCAGTTTGCGTCTCCAATTAACCGCACATTTCGAGATGGAGAGGGGCCCATGCGAGGAGTTCGAAGACATGCAGTCTCCTACCCGCATTCATAGGTAACATTGTAAATAGGAGAAACCTTATAGCAGTATCAATCAATTATGATAATATGCACTTGGCAGTACCCCTCTTGGACGATTAGTCTGATTACTCTCCAAGAGATCTGTCTTTAATCTGGCAGGTAAACAAACGCCTAACCAGAATTGACTTGCCGATACCGTTAGCCGACATGCCTGCATCGGCCAGTCTGCCCTTCATTCTCTCCGAAATCACCCGAATGCTTCGATAAATTAACGTCGGTTTGGCTGCAACACAAAGACATTTCTCTCGGAGGTTTTCGGAACagattcaaaaagaaaccaaaagcaccaaaaaactgaaaaaaacaatacagAAAGGCGAAGTCGGACATTTTTCCATTCGCCCTTGATAGCTAGCACCCTCTCCTCTTTTCATATGTCCACGTGACATCATAGAAGCATTGGTACGGTACTTTCTAAGCCTCAACTTATGACTTGGCGCCTTTATTACCCTCGTAaattattatattgtatatatttttgattctaGTAAGCCGAATTACGGATCCTATGATTATGGAAAGAAACTTTAGCAGCAAAAAGAGTAAAGAGATATCGTTGTCTTGACTTAACTCAGTAAGTCGCCATCCCTCCGTACACTGTGTTATGCTTGCTCTCTTCACCTGAGTTGGAGTTTTACTTTCACCTTATGACTCTTATTTCCTCCTCACTGCACTGAAATTCTAGTAGGGATAGCGcgtttttaattttattattttatttttgaataGTACTAGTGGCAGTTCTGCCGATACGAGAGGggccaaaaaaaaaaaaaaaaaaaaaaaaaaagaaaactgcTTGCGAAGCCTTATAGAAGTTGGCGACTAGCATCCAGTATGCTTcaaaaacatatatatatacatatatatatatacaatgCAATCATCTAACTTGAACCAGGATGTGGCTAAGAGTAGATTGATTGTGTGTATTTGAGTGTGGTTGAAGTCCATATTCAGTTGTTGAACAATATTTattttaacttttttttttgagaagttgatctttttgTCTTTACTATCTCTCTAATCATAATAAGGTAATAATACCAGACGATAGTTAAGTCAACAGGGTACTATACCATAAACTATAAACAACCCCATCCACAGATTTCTTGCATTGAAATTGCTGTGTGATAATACTGAGACTGCTAATATACTGTGAGCTTATATTGCAATCTTCCGTCTGGCGCCTAGAACAATAAGTGCCTGTTTTACCATTTAAGTACGTCATCTCATCTCCTCAGTCACGTGCCTTAAATATATTCCAAGATGTTGAAACTACCTAAGAAGTTGGTTGTTACTAAGTACTACTCCTCAGTCACCAACAAGAACCTAAGTTCTGTGACGAGGGACAACACATTTATGTCTACACCACAATGTGATGACACACATTATCATAAAATCCCAATTGGTAAAGATGCTGCTAGACTccaaaagcaaaaaaagattaCCAGACTATCAGTTGACGGTCCAATTGAATGTCCAATGGAGGGTTTCCAATTGCTAAATTCGCCATTGTTCAACAAGGGATCTGCTTTCACCTTGGAGGAAAGAAAGGCTTTCGGTCTAGAAGGTTTGCTACCTCCACAAGTCAACACTCTTGACGAACAAGTTGAAAGAGCCTACAAGCAACTGTGCTACTTAAAGACACCATTGGCACAAAATGACTTTATGACCTCAATGAGAGTTCAAAACAaagttttgttctttgagTTAGTGAGAAGACATATTAGGCAATTGGTTCCTATCATTTACACACCAACCGAAGGTGATGCCATTGCAGCTTACTCCCACAGATTCAGAAAGCCAGAAGGTGTGTTTTTGGATATCACTGAACCAGACTCTATTGACGATCGTCTTGCCGCTTATGGAGAAGACAAAGATGTAGACTACATTGTTGTATCAGATGGTGAAGGTATTCTAGGTATCGGTGACCAAGGTATCGGTGGTGTTAGAATTGCCATCTCTAAATTGGCCTTGATGACCTTATGCGGTGGTGTCCATCCAGGTAGAGTGATGCCAGTCGCCCTAGATGTTGGTACTAACAACAAAGAATTAGCTAGAGATGAATTATACATGGGTAACAGATTCAGCCGTATTCGTGGAAAACAATATGATGAATTCGTAGATAAATTCATCAAggctttgaaaaagagattCCCTAGTGCAGTTCTTCATTTCGAAGATTTTGGTGTTACCACTGCTAGACCTTTACTAGAACGTTACAGAAATGAGCTAGCCTGTTTCAACGATGATATCCAAGGTACTGGTGCTGTGGTTATGGCTTCTTTCATTGCTGCTTTGAAACACACAAATAGAGATTTGTTAGAATCAAAAGTCTTGGTGTACGGTGCCGGCTCAGCTGGTTTGGGTATTGCCGACCAAATTGTTAACCACATGGTAACTCATGGTCTAACTCCAGAAGAGGCAAGATCAAAGATTTACTTGATGGACAGAAAGGGTTTGATTCTAGACAACATGCAAAACGACTCGAATCCTGCACAATTCTTGTTTGCTAAGCCAAGCAGCGAATGGTCAGATGTCAACACAGAATCATTGGTTGATGTTGTTTCGCGCGTTGAGCCAACTTGTTTGATTGGTTGTTCAACTCAAGCAGGTGCTTTCAACAAAGCTGTCGTTGAAACCATGTACAAACACAATAACAGACCTATTATCTTCCCTCTATCTAACCCTACAAGACTACATGAGGCTGTTCCAGAAGATTTACTAAAATGGACAAACTACGATGCTTTAGTCGCTACCGGATCTCCATTCCCACCAGTCAACGGGTACCGTATCTCTGAGAACAACAATTGTTTCTCATTCCCAGGTATTGGTCTAGGTGCAGTTTTGTCACGTGCTAAGGTCATTTCTGATAAGATGATCAGTGCTGCTGTCGATCAATTGGCTGACCTTTCGCCTCTAAAGCCTGGTGACTCAAAGCCTGGTTTATTACCACCTctagaagaaatcaatgaCACTTCCGCTAAAGTCGCCACAGCAGTTATCCTTCAagctcttgaagaagggTCAGCAAGAATCGAGGATGAAACTATTCCAGGCTCTGACGAGAAGGTAAAGGTTCCAAGAGACTTTGATTCCTGTCTCGAATGGGTTAGAAAGCAAATGTGGAAGCCAGAATACAGACCTTTGGTTAAGGTGGAGCATGACCCAGAAGTGCACACCCATCAAATCTGATTTACAGAGGACAGTCACCAGAATACATCTTTACCGTGTGTACAAGCACAcatttattttcaaaatctaTTAAGAAACAGCGGTTTGCCTTGTACCATCTACACTACTCTATCTTGAGTTAGAACTGATATTGTTCAAACCCTCTTAACTAATATTTCACATCATTTAATACTAATAcacaaaaagaaaggcaAAAGCCGTCGTATATCTTTCAATTTATAGAACATGTTTCCTCAGATATAGCTCTGTATAGCTtaatttttggaattgaaccctatcataaatatatatgatgtATCTTAAAGTAGATGAGTAGATAAATCCTTCTATGGCTGGCTTTACctcatttttttgtcaCTTCCTTCTGCTGCTAGATTTTTAAAGGGCctaaaaaaattggaaaaaaagctATAATAAACTTTGATCTGGGTTAAAGAAACTATGATATATACCATAAGTAAATATACAGTAAGAAGCGAAGAGAGCGTACCTTCAGATCGCTTTTACTCTGAAATAGTACGAACGGAAGTAAGGGGATTAGAAAACTAAACATGGATAAACCAATCGAAGAAACGATCAAAGCTTTGCTAAGTTTTGTTGTTCGTCAATTCTATTCTAACTCATACGTGCTAGTTTTGGATGCCATTATGTTCCACTCAGTTCTATCTGAGGAGGATTTGGCGCATTTATTGGGTATCAAGAGACCAGAGTTGCGTTCACTTATAACAGTTCTCCTTGAAGACCGTATTCTAGCACGTCATTCTCAACAAGAATTCGCCGTTAATTCTCGTAGTGTTAAGAgatactactactacatcAAATATCCGCAAGCAATCGATGCCATCAAATGGAAAGTTCATCAAATTGTGGCAAAATTAAAAGATGACTTAGACAAAAATAGTACGCCCCAGGGCTATATATGTCCGATGTGCTCTACCCGGTACTCTCAGCTAGAAGCCATTGCATTACTAAACTATGAAAGGACGCAATTTATATGCTCATTGTGTGAAGAGCCATTGATAGAGGACGATTCTGGAAAGCGGAGTAAGGAGAAACAAGGAAGACTTAACAGATTAATGGATCAAGTGCAACCTATCATTGAttacttgaaaaagataGATGACAATAtgattgaagaaaacaccTTTGAAACCGCATTGGCGAGATTGATTCCACCACAGAATAACTCTGTTGCACAATACACATTGAACCCAAGAGCTCGTAAATCTAGGATGTTTGTTCCTGGTGATATCAGCATGGGTAATGAAAGCAGTAGAAAGGCTGGTGTCAAATCGCAGGCAACGTTGCATGTCAACATCACTACCCAATATGACGAAATGtatcaaaaagatcaacaagaaaagcaagcagaagagagaagaaagcAAAACGCTCTACCAACCTGGCACGAAAAGAGTACTATTGGTGAGGAGGCTCTAGGTAATTTGAGAGATGAGTACGATATGAGTTCTCGTGTGAAGATagaggaggaagatgaggaaggTGAAACTGCAGGTGGTGCTAATG from Kluyveromyces marxianus DMKU3-1042 DNA, complete genome, chromosome 6 includes these protein-coding regions:
- the MAE1 gene encoding malate dehydrogenase (oxaloacetate-decarboxylating) encodes the protein MLKLPKKLVVTKYYSSVTNKNLSSVTRDNTFMSTPQCDDTHYHKIPIGKDAARLQKQKKITRLSVDGPIECPMEGFQLLNSPLFNKGSAFTLEERKAFGLEGLLPPQVNTLDEQVERAYKQLCYLKTPLAQNDFMTSMRVQNKVLFFELVRRHIRQLVPIIYTPTEGDAIAAYSHRFRKPEGVFLDITEPDSIDDRLAAYGEDKDVDYIVVSDGEGILGIGDQGIGGVRIAISKLALMTLCGGVHPGRVMPVALDVGTNNKELARDELYMGNRFSRIRGKQYDEFVDKFIKALKKRFPSAVLHFEDFGVTTARPLLERYRNELACFNDDIQGTGAVVMASFIAALKHTNRDLLESKVLVYGAGSAGLGIADQIVNHMVTHGLTPEEARSKIYLMDRKGLILDNMQNDSNPAQFLFAKPSSEWSDVNTESLVDVVSRVEPTCLIGCSTQAGAFNKAVVETMYKHNNRPIIFPLSNPTRLHEAVPEDLLKWTNYDALVATGSPFPPVNGYRISENNNCFSFPGIGLGAVLSRAKVISDKMISAAVDQLADLSPLKPGDSKPGLLPPLEEINDTSAKVATAVILQALEEGSARIEDETIPGSDEKVKVPRDFDSCLEWVRKQMWKPEYRPLVKVEHDPEVHTHQI
- the NAT4 gene encoding N-terminal L-serine N(alpha)-acetyltransferase NatD, translating into MSNYNSRHLRLAAETLSTDLNGLSQLEVIFNVYSNRLNFSDVNYVNKVLPRCLQILKGNLGSFYEAHGSSVYGYEKCGNRDEWVKYKWNAMLEKDLVYITVSDRDNSEEICGFISFALSDSLSSEPEHRPALTRSTKPCLFLYEIHLEKSWQSRGLGSLIFSKILEPLASEMNSPSLELCVFTSNQIALDWYRNMGFKTSITFSKDLIGMSKIIAG
- the TFA1 gene encoding transcription factor TFIIE subunit TFA1 yields the protein MDKPIEETIKALLSFVVRQFYSNSYVLVLDAIMFHSVLSEEDLAHLLGIKRPELRSLITVLLEDRILARHSQQEFAVNSRSVKRYYYYIKYPQAIDAIKWKVHQIVAKLKDDLDKNSTPQGYICPMCSTRYSQLEAIALLNYERTQFICSLCEEPLIEDDSGKRSKEKQGRLNRLMDQVQPIIDYLKKIDDNMIEENTFETALARLIPPQNNSVAQYTLNPRARKSRMFVPGDISMGNESSRKAGVKSQATLHVNITTQYDEMYQKDQQEKQAEERRKQNALPTWHEKSTIGEEALGNLRDEYDMSSRVKIEEEDEEGETAGGANVDTGAGEEDQDMDQNGEDIGGQDYGQQQQQQYQQPVIRSTLTDEQMKEREAERTLAEYYAQLAKKNAEEDEDIDDDDDDDLDVDDDDVDDFEDVQDDENEDGNDSEDASASDARNSKEESVSTAEALSSSVRPEKGDDDADDDMAELEDIELESVKADDEAKTAATENDANDDEEGQGFEDV
- the NEM1 gene encoding Nem1-Spo7 phosphatase catalytic subunit NEM1; the protein is MNAIYFLSNALPVPEETQVKEEASVIEEEPVEKVDTDKDVSISTNRILARWLWSILIFLPYYLLIKPISTIWYVITFPLNLMETNTKDKRRLKGDMNTESRGHDGNEELSNTYKMKQKSSKYHIEDDLSPNDEIIINEDKMKPKPISETLGKFHFPKKLVPQSMLLSSSRKLLILDLDETLIHSMSSSRSSSGPNSSTSLGDKNPGATTPIVHYVEVRFPQTNITSLYNVAKRPYCDMFLQHTSQWYDIAIFTASMKEYADPVIDWLEQTCSIDIKYRWYRDHCTLRPGVGYVKDIGTVVNQIETRELSQMIIIDNSPISYAMHLDNAIQVHGWINDPSDCELLHLLPLLKAMRHVTDSRCILALKSGRASIST